A stretch of Eleutherodactylus coqui strain aEleCoq1 chromosome 9, aEleCoq1.hap1, whole genome shotgun sequence DNA encodes these proteins:
- the KDSR gene encoding 3-ketodihydrosphingosine reductase: MLLLAAAFLVAFVLLLYMVSPLISPKPLKLAGAHVVVTGGSSGIGKCIAIECFKQAAFITLVARDESKLVQAKKEIEKYAINDKQVVLCISVDVSKDYRQVENVIKQAQEKLGPVDMLVNCAGTSIAGNFEEIEIDRFQRLMEVNYLGSVYPSRAVISTMKERRMGRIVFVSSQAGQLGLFGYTAYSPTKFALRGLAEALQMEVKPYNVYVTVAYPPDTDTPGFAEENKSKPLETKLISETSSLCQADQVAKVIVKDAVQGNFNSSVGSDGYMLSSLTCGMSPVTTITEGLQQVVTMGLFRTIALFYLGSFDSIVRRCMMQRERCQKEGKTD; this comes from the exons ATGTTGCTGCTGGCCGCCGCCTTCCTCGTTGCGTTCGTGCTGCTGCTGTACATGGTGTCTCCGCTCATCAGCCCCAAGCCGCTGAAGCTGGCCGGGGCGCACGTCGTG GTAACTGGCGGCTCCAGTGGGATTGGCAAATGTATTGCCATTGAATGCTTCAAGCAAGCCGCTTTTATTACGCTGGTCGCTCGTGATGAG agcaaACTAGTTCAGGCGAAAAAAGAAATTGAGAAGTATGCAATAAACGACAAACAG GTAGTGCTGTGTATATCTGTTGACGTGTccaaagactacagacaagtagaGAATGTTATAAAACAG GCTCAGGAGAAGCTCGGCCCAGTGGACATGTTGGTGAATTGTGCGGGGACATCCATTGCAGGAAACTTTGAAGAGATAGAAATCGATCGTTTCCAA AGACTGATGGAAGTGAATTATCTGGGCAGTGTATACCCCAGTCGTGCCGTGATCTCCACTATGAAGGAGAGGCGGATGGGGAGGATTGTATTTGTTTCATCGCAGGCGGGACAGTTGGGCTTGTTCGGTTACACTGCCTACTCTCCAACAAAGTTTGCACTCCGAGGCCTTGCAGAAGCGCTACAAATGGAG gTAAAGCCATATAATGTTTATGTGACTGTTGCTTATCCTCCAGATACAGACACGCCTGGGTTTGCAGAGGAAAATAAATCTAAG CCGTTGGAGACCAAGCTAATCTCTGAGACCTCAAGCCTTTGTCAAGCAGACCAAGTGGCCAAAGTAATTGTTAAGGATGCTGTA CAAGGTAACTTCAACAGTTCTGTTGGTTCAGATGGCTACATGCTGTCATCACTGACGTGCGGTATGTCGCCTGTCACCACTATAACGGAGGGCCTGCAGCAG GTTGTCACGATGGGACTCTTTCGAACGATTGCCTTGTTTTACCTTGGCAGTTTTGACAGCATTGTTCGTCGCTGCATGATGCAAAGGGAGCGCTGTCAGAAAGAGGGGAAAACGGACTGA